A region of Psychrilyobacter piezotolerans DNA encodes the following proteins:
- the glgA gene encoding glycogen synthase GlgA produces MKILFVTSEAHPFAKSGGLGDVAHSLPKALVKTTDIRVIMPKYTSIHDRYRSGMKLISKFTTKVSWREKYVGLYRMKYDKIPFYFIDNEGYFNRPNAYGYFDDGERFSYFSRAVIDAIEHMDFVPDIIHCNDWQSALIPVFLKAFYGEKYKDIKVVYTIHNLKFQGVYSKQTLHDILGLSDYYFDEEKLKFNDAISYMKGGITFSDYITTVSDTYANEIKYPFFGEGLHGLFQKLDYKVTGIVNGIDYETFNPRKDKELHTKYGISTREKKIENKLALQRELGLLESENIPVIGIVTRLTGQKGLDLIAHILEELLILDIQLVVLGTGDIQFEDLFKYYAHIYPSKLSANITFDSTLAKKIYAGSDMFLMPSLFEPCGLSQLISMRYGTIPIVRETGGLKDTVIPYNEFKGTGTGFGFRNYNAHELLETLKYALKIYEKKEHWDKLVKNAMERKSSWANAAKEYKKIYKELINKK; encoded by the coding sequence ATGAAAATATTATTTGTAACCAGTGAAGCGCATCCCTTTGCCAAGAGTGGAGGGTTAGGAGATGTTGCACATTCCCTTCCAAAAGCCCTTGTGAAAACTACAGATATCAGGGTGATTATGCCTAAATACACAAGTATTCACGATAGATATCGTAGCGGAATGAAATTGATATCCAAGTTTACAACTAAGGTATCTTGGAGGGAGAAATATGTAGGTCTTTATAGGATGAAATATGATAAAATTCCATTTTATTTTATAGACAATGAGGGCTATTTTAACCGTCCCAATGCCTATGGATATTTTGATGATGGTGAGCGGTTTTCATATTTTTCCAGGGCAGTAATAGATGCTATTGAACATATGGATTTTGTACCTGATATTATCCATTGCAATGACTGGCAGTCAGCTTTAATTCCTGTATTTTTAAAAGCATTTTACGGGGAAAAATATAAAGATATAAAGGTGGTATATACGATACATAATCTTAAGTTTCAGGGAGTATACAGTAAGCAAACCCTCCATGATATCTTAGGTTTAAGTGATTATTATTTTGATGAGGAAAAATTAAAATTTAACGATGCCATCTCCTATATGAAGGGTGGGATTACCTTTTCCGACTATATAACTACAGTAAGTGATACATATGCCAATGAGATAAAGTATCCTTTTTTTGGTGAGGGTCTCCACGGTCTCTTTCAAAAACTGGATTATAAAGTTACAGGAATAGTAAATGGTATAGATTATGAAACTTTTAACCCCAGAAAAGATAAGGAACTTCACACTAAATACGGGATCTCTACAAGGGAAAAAAAAATAGAGAATAAATTAGCTCTACAGAGAGAGCTGGGTTTATTAGAGAGTGAAAATATCCCGGTTATTGGCATTGTCACACGGCTCACCGGACAAAAAGGTCTGGATCTGATAGCACACATATTGGAAGAGTTATTGATTTTAGATATACAGCTGGTTGTATTGGGAACTGGAGATATTCAATTTGAAGACCTATTTAAATATTATGCACATATATACCCGTCTAAATTATCAGCCAATATTACCTTTGACAGTACACTGGCTAAAAAAATATATGCTGGATCGGATATGTTTTTGATGCCATCATTATTTGAGCCCTGTGGATTGTCACAATTGATCTCTATGAGATATGGGACAATACCTATTGTAAGGGAAACGGGAGGATTGAAGGATACCGTTATTCCATATAATGAATTTAAGGGGACAGGAACAGGTTTTGGATTTAGAAATTATAATGCTCATGAACTGCTGGAAACTTTAAAGTATGCTTTAAAAATTTATGAAAAGAAAGAACACTGGGATAAGCTGGTTAAAAATGCCATGGAAAGAAAGAGCAGCTGGGCAAATGCAGCTAAGGAATATAAGAAGATATATAAGGAATTGATAAATAAAAAATAA
- the glgD gene encoding glucose-1-phosphate adenylyltransferase subunit GlgD has protein sequence MAKSYMGLILASQNTNDIRGLTKYRPIASIPFAGRYRIIDFSLTNLTRAGISNVGIVVPHSYVRSLRDHIRGGQFWDLNRKNGGIFLMHPTIDSEIGKSNVENFRSNLEYLYKSKEKNVVLCSSHLVANIDLRSIIDSHEKSGKDLTLVYKKIDKDIKTYRGSTSIILNENKEIKKFGVVVDSREETNISLEIKIIRKDLLIDFLMSGVQNGLVGDLNKFIEHNIHKISINLYEFTGYAKFIDSTKNYFRANKDILKKEIREELLLSNGGISTKINDTPPAIYKPDSKVSNSLIANGCIVKGSVKDSIIGRRVVIKKGATIENSIILQSCIIEEGVEIKNVIIDKNVTISRYQKVIGSEEFPLIIEKKSLLDG, from the coding sequence ATGGCGAAATCATATATGGGATTAATACTGGCTTCTCAAAACACTAATGATATAAGGGGACTTACAAAATACAGACCAATTGCATCTATTCCATTTGCAGGAAGGTATAGAATAATTGATTTTTCCCTGACAAATCTGACTAGGGCTGGGATTTCAAACGTAGGAATAGTAGTTCCGCACAGTTATGTAAGATCACTCCGGGATCATATAAGAGGAGGGCAGTTTTGGGATTTGAACAGAAAAAATGGTGGAATATTTTTGATGCATCCTACCATTGATTCTGAAATTGGAAAATCAAATGTAGAAAACTTTAGATCTAACTTAGAATATTTATATAAGAGTAAAGAAAAGAATGTTGTGCTGTGTTCATCTCATTTAGTGGCTAATATAGACCTGCGGTCTATTATAGATTCCCATGAAAAATCAGGAAAAGATCTCACTCTAGTGTATAAAAAAATAGATAAGGATATAAAGACGTACAGGGGATCTACAAGTATAATACTCAATGAAAATAAAGAAATAAAAAAATTTGGAGTGGTCGTGGATTCTCGGGAGGAAACAAATATATCTTTGGAGATAAAAATTATAAGAAAAGATCTCCTAATAGATTTTCTCATGAGTGGGGTACAGAATGGCCTTGTAGGGGATTTAAATAAATTTATTGAACATAATATCCATAAAATTTCCATCAATCTATACGAGTTTACCGGATATGCTAAATTTATTGATTCTACAAAAAATTATTTTAGAGCAAATAAAGATATACTAAAAAAAGAAATCAGAGAGGAACTTCTCCTGAGCAACGGAGGGATATCTACAAAAATTAACGATACTCCCCCAGCTATCTATAAACCTGATTCTAAGGTATCTAATTCTCTTATAGCTAACGGATGTATTGTAAAGGGATCGGTGAAAGATAGTATAATAGGAAGAAGGGTAGTAATAAAAAAAGGTGCCACCATAGAAAACAGTATAATTTTACAATCTTGTATAATTGAAGAGGGTGTGGAGATAAAAAATGTGATTATAGATAAAAATGTAACAATTAGCAGATATCAAAAAGTGATTGGATCGGAAGAATTTCCGCTGATAATAGAAAAAAAATCACTCTTAGACGGATAA